A window of the Desulfobacula toluolica Tol2 genome harbors these coding sequences:
- a CDS encoding ATP-binding protein, protein MRFGLKMPGLTDAFFSIQKKLILIFLVIIFIPTAMSISLGMWFSLERLEQGLQEQSRRSMEDLKRELMHYESRSQNIAELLAQSKEIQQFDHPTGIREFLESKRDLWYTAIVEVFNPDKKRIALSHTESGSIDAYLTASTDPILEQGLGLEKISDYFLYPSGLTLKSMIPIMDMSRLELTGIVVVTYPFNDRLMQAFKEQIKAEVTLQWNRQGDIVSSIQQNHGISLTKIWPTALTDIHSLDEIQTRSGEWIAGRRYTTSYETMKNQFKTTIGIFTVLVDEQVLTHNKKDTLQILLFSAIMVFIIALVMSYFTAKTFTRPILSLSRMAKNLAQGQWDQPLPVDRADEIGVLAKSFYHMQNAIKKQIHNLQSMNETIEKTEAKYRNIFNNAHEGIFQITFKGKVMTSNPSFLRILGFVSQKELRKSIKNFKQIYVKPEDQQKLNNLLHSFGIVQNFETQFYHKNGTVMDVSINAHVVRGKDASVRYFEGNIQDISEQKRAKEYKTAKNLAESANQAKTDFLATMSHELRTPLNAILGFSNMLKKNKTLLSHEKESIDIINRSGRHLLMLINQTLDLSAIEAGRVNIDNMVFDLYGLLDEIKSMLGLIASKKGIHLFFECTAAVPRFIKTDQMKLRQILINLVNNALKFTKNGKVCVRIGTKQDTAIPGKQSGQEIRLFFEVADTGIGIAQKDINSIFLAFEQASAGRHKKEGTGLGLTISEKLVTVLGGQLFINSTVGKGSRFFFDIPAGMVRSNSDPLNPSEKEDSKTGTHKGYKSEVAGIKKKNTMFWRSRSMALSPAIREELKDAVQQADMDLINLMIIRLKSEDIRLAKKFQALAEQFEYGKILLILEKEHHIDE, encoded by the coding sequence TTGAGATTCGGTTTAAAAATGCCTGGATTGACTGACGCCTTTTTTTCCATTCAAAAAAAATTGATACTGATTTTTCTTGTCATTATCTTTATCCCCACAGCTATGTCCATATCCCTTGGCATGTGGTTCTCTCTGGAACGGCTTGAACAGGGACTTCAAGAGCAAAGCCGGCGGTCCATGGAGGATCTCAAACGTGAGCTGATGCACTATGAGAGTCGATCTCAAAACATTGCGGAACTCCTGGCCCAGAGCAAGGAAATACAACAATTTGATCACCCCACTGGTATCCGGGAATTCCTGGAATCAAAAAGAGATCTCTGGTACACTGCCATTGTGGAGGTGTTTAATCCGGATAAAAAACGAATTGCCCTGAGCCATACGGAAAGCGGATCAATTGATGCCTATCTGACGGCGTCAACTGATCCCATCCTTGAACAGGGCCTTGGGCTGGAAAAAATTTCCGATTATTTTCTCTATCCCAGCGGATTAACCCTGAAAAGCATGATACCCATAATGGATATGTCCAGACTTGAGCTTACCGGGATTGTAGTTGTCACTTACCCGTTTAATGACAGACTGATGCAGGCATTTAAAGAACAGATCAAGGCTGAGGTGACCCTGCAATGGAATCGGCAGGGGGATATTGTCAGCAGTATCCAGCAAAACCATGGAATTTCATTGACAAAAATATGGCCCACGGCACTGACTGATATCCATTCCCTGGACGAGATCCAGACCCGATCCGGTGAATGGATTGCGGGCAGGCGTTACACTACAAGCTATGAAACCATGAAAAATCAATTTAAAACCACTATTGGTATCTTTACTGTCCTGGTTGATGAACAAGTATTGACCCATAACAAAAAAGATACCCTGCAAATTCTCCTGTTTTCAGCCATTATGGTTTTTATCATAGCCCTGGTAATGAGTTATTTTACTGCAAAAACATTTACCCGGCCCATTCTCAGCTTAAGCCGCATGGCAAAAAACCTGGCTCAAGGCCAATGGGATCAGCCTTTACCCGTGGATCGAGCCGATGAAATCGGAGTTCTTGCCAAAAGTTTTTACCATATGCAAAATGCCATTAAGAAACAAATTCACAATCTTCAATCCATGAATGAAACAATAGAAAAAACCGAGGCAAAATATCGAAACATATTTAACAATGCCCATGAAGGAATCTTTCAAATCACTTTCAAAGGAAAAGTGATGACAAGCAATCCCTCTTTTCTTCGTATTCTGGGATTTGTATCCCAGAAAGAATTGAGAAAATCAATTAAAAATTTTAAACAAATTTACGTTAAGCCGGAAGATCAGCAAAAACTTAATAATCTTCTACATTCCTTTGGAATTGTTCAAAATTTTGAAACCCAATTTTATCATAAAAACGGGACAGTTATGGATGTATCCATCAATGCCCACGTTGTAAGGGGAAAAGATGCATCGGTAAGATACTTTGAAGGCAATATTCAGGATATTTCCGAACAAAAACGGGCAAAAGAGTATAAAACAGCCAAGAATTTGGCCGAATCAGCCAACCAGGCCAAAACTGATTTCCTGGCCACCATGAGCCATGAACTTCGTACTCCGCTCAACGCAATACTTGGATTCTCCAATATGTTAAAAAAAAATAAAACTCTTCTTTCCCATGAAAAAGAGTCCATTGACATTATTAATCGCAGCGGCAGACACCTGCTGATGCTGATCAACCAAACGCTTGACCTCTCTGCCATCGAAGCCGGACGGGTGAACATTGACAATATGGTGTTTGATCTTTATGGACTCCTGGATGAAATCAAGTCCATGCTGGGCCTGATAGCGTCTAAAAAGGGGATACATCTGTTTTTTGAATGTACGGCGGCAGTCCCCCGTTTTATCAAAACTGATCAGATGAAATTACGCCAGATTCTGATCAACCTTGTCAACAATGCATTGAAATTTACGAAAAACGGTAAGGTATGCGTCAGGATCGGGACGAAGCAGGATACGGCAATACCCGGGAAACAGTCCGGGCAAGAGATCCGGCTCTTTTTTGAAGTGGCTGACACCGGCATTGGAATTGCACAAAAAGATATCAACTCCATTTTCCTGGCATTTGAACAGGCATCAGCAGGGCGCCATAAAAAGGAAGGTACCGGCCTGGGGTTGACCATCAGTGAGAAACTTGTGACAGTCCTGGGAGGTCAACTTTTTATTAACAGCACTGTGGGAAAAGGATCTCGATTTTTTTTTGATATTCCAGCAGGAATGGTCCGGTCAAATTCAGATCCCTTAAATCCGTCTGAAAAAGAAGACAGCAAGACCGGCACCCATAAAGGTTACAAATCCGAAGTTGCAGGAATAAAAAAGAAAAACACTATGTTCTGGCGCTCCCGGTCCATGGCACTTTCACCCGCAATACGCGAAGAGTTGAAAGATGCTGTACAGCAGGCGGATATGGACTTGATCAACCTGATGATCATCCGTTTGAAGAGTGAAGACATCCGTCTTGCCAAAAAATTTCAAGCTCTGGCCGAACAATTTGAATATGGAAAAATTTTATTGA